In a single window of the Rhinoderma darwinii isolate aRhiDar2 unplaced genomic scaffold, aRhiDar2.hap1 Scaffold_70, whole genome shotgun sequence genome:
- the LOC142728936 gene encoding EGF domain-specific O-linked N-acetylglucosamine transferase-like, translating into MSLPCFIRRSIYQPGTYPTSCTITRIWPDPAVRTPTVLLEAKNLEGAQEVFWRQADFGYVMERLAEAQVFCHPCEQGDSLLACSRHLLHCRATNLYLDLRNPRQPQDREF; encoded by the exons ATGTCTCTTCCCTGTTTTATCAGAAGATCAATCTACCAGCCGGGCACTTACCCTACTTCTTGCACAATAACCAGGATATGGCCAGATCCTGCAGTCAGGACCCCCACTGTCCTTTTAGA GGCAAAGAACTTGGAAGGCGCTCAAGAAGTATTTTGGAGACAGGCAGACTTTGGTTACGTTATGGAGCGTTTGGCTGAAGCACAAGTCTTCTGTCATCCATGTGAGCAG GGAGACTCTCTCTTGGCCTGTTCCCGCCACCTCCTGCACTGCCGAGCCACCAACCTTTATTTGGACTTACGAAATCCTAGACAACCACAAGACAG ggaattctga